A genome region from Candidatus Manganitrophaceae bacterium includes the following:
- the grpE gene encoding nucleotide exchange factor GrpE, protein MVNQDEDKTEPSNEGSPSPEEDQNGPDEMVEAVPSTSEDERFMQLEEELKRLQSETEEKDQAVKDAHERTLRVMADLENYKKRIQKDQIEQAKFANERLIKELLPVLDNLERALSHSKETEDPEKIIEGVELIHKGVLSVLEKFNVRPIESLGKPFDPFHHQSVGQIEAEADSEIEDNQVVVESQKGYFLNDRVLRPALVLVSKKKALSSVKEEMPEDHGP, encoded by the coding sequence GTGGTAAATCAGGACGAAGATAAGACGGAACCTTCGAATGAAGGGTCTCCTTCTCCAGAGGAAGATCAAAACGGTCCGGATGAGATGGTGGAAGCGGTCCCGTCCACATCTGAAGACGAGCGTTTCATGCAGTTGGAAGAAGAGCTAAAGCGCCTTCAATCCGAGACTGAAGAGAAGGATCAGGCCGTGAAGGACGCCCATGAGCGCACACTTCGGGTCATGGCCGACCTTGAAAATTATAAGAAGAGGATTCAAAAGGATCAGATTGAACAAGCAAAATTTGCGAATGAGAGGCTGATCAAGGAGCTTCTTCCTGTCCTGGATAATCTGGAAAGGGCGCTCTCGCATTCAAAGGAGACAGAAGATCCCGAAAAAATTATTGAAGGCGTGGAACTGATTCATAAAGGCGTATTGTCGGTCCTGGAAAAGTTCAATGTCCGGCCCATCGAGAGTCTCGGTAAACCCTTTGATCCCTTCCACCATCAATCGGTTGGGCAGATTGAGGCGGAGGCGGACTCTGAGATTGAAGACAATCAGGTGGTCGTGGAGAGTCAAAAGGGGTATTTCTTGAATGATCGGGTTTTAAGGCCGGCTCTGGTCCTTGTCTCAAAGAAAAAAGCACTTTCCAGTGTAAAAGAGGAGATGCCAGAGGATCATGGCCCGTAG